A window of the Synechococcus sp. LTW-R genome harbors these coding sequences:
- a CDS encoding glutathione S-transferase family protein, which produces MTLDDVWSSSVHSEICCLIYATQNGWKLPILFEEMGVPYDWALVDFEKNEQRSKGFLSINPNGRIPALIDRGSGVAVAESGAILEYCATRFASPLLPSPDEDLKLHLQTKQWLYWQVSGLGPAMGQAMYFQRIAKVRGRNDPFAIGRFIAEAERCLQMLDDQLTSSGGPFLLGQRCTLVDVACFPYCASAYWANVDISAMSHLLAWIEMLHQRPSFSTGLALPFSRTAFFGPPYATPEEIEAEIARNAGQFAVISKSPSELPELSAP; this is translated from the coding sequence GTGACGCTTGACGATGTGTGGTCGTCTTCAGTGCACAGCGAAATTTGCTGTCTGATCTACGCCACCCAAAACGGCTGGAAGCTCCCCATCCTTTTTGAAGAAATGGGTGTGCCCTATGACTGGGCACTGGTGGACTTCGAGAAGAATGAACAGCGTAGTAAAGGTTTTCTTTCGATCAACCCAAATGGACGAATTCCTGCACTGATTGACCGTGGGAGCGGAGTAGCAGTCGCCGAATCGGGAGCCATCTTGGAGTACTGCGCGACTCGCTTCGCTAGCCCCTTGCTGCCATCTCCCGATGAGGACCTGAAGCTTCACTTACAGACGAAGCAGTGGCTCTATTGGCAGGTCAGCGGCCTAGGACCTGCGATGGGACAAGCCATGTACTTTCAGCGAATAGCCAAGGTTCGCGGTCGCAACGATCCCTTCGCCATTGGTCGATTCATCGCAGAAGCGGAACGTTGTTTGCAAATGCTCGATGATCAGCTCACGTCATCGGGCGGCCCCTTTCTGCTCGGCCAGCGCTGCACACTTGTGGATGTCGCCTGTTTCCCCTACTGCGCTAGTGCCTATTGGGCAAATGTCGACATCTCCGCGATGAGCCATTTGCTCGCCTGGATCGAGATGCTGCACCAACGTCCGTCCTTCAGTACCGGACTAGCGCTGCCTTTTTCTCGGACTGCTTTTTTTGGCCCTCCGTATGCAACACCGGAAGAAATCGAGGCGGAGATAGCGCGTAACGCCGGTCAGTTCGCTGTAATTTCCAAATCTCCCAGTGAGCTGCCCGAACTGTCGGCACCTTGA
- a CDS encoding CAAD domain-containing protein has protein sequence MNPFGTFADTYLLIGCEWGDPCFDCNGCMSINEETSEIPFLDPENPLATGALEAQGGKKSTFSLTPAQGGELVAAPSSETAREYEVDFAKSLEQFLHGIKLLEQFGFSEIRQTYPVILALMWSLLVGGSLAVGISCITSINNLPVLGGVFERFLELAGFAWVARFAASKLLLHQTRAELFSRIAKIKKDLLS, from the coding sequence TTGAATCCTTTTGGCACCTTCGCTGATACCTATCTGTTGATTGGTTGCGAGTGGGGTGATCCATGTTTTGATTGCAATGGGTGTATGAGTATTAACGAGGAAACGTCTGAGATTCCATTTCTGGATCCTGAGAATCCATTAGCGACAGGTGCCTTGGAGGCTCAAGGCGGAAAGAAGTCAACTTTCTCCCTCACACCAGCACAAGGGGGTGAACTTGTTGCGGCGCCATCCTCGGAGACCGCAAGAGAATACGAAGTGGATTTCGCCAAGTCTCTTGAGCAATTTCTTCATGGGATAAAGCTTCTTGAGCAATTTGGCTTTTCCGAAATTAGGCAGACATATCCTGTAATTCTGGCATTGATGTGGTCATTGCTGGTTGGAGGCTCTCTTGCAGTTGGAATAAGCTGTATTACATCCATTAACAACCTTCCTGTTCTTGGGGGTGTATTTGAGAGGTTTCTTGAATTGGCTGGCTTTGCTTGGGTGGCTCGCTTTGCGGCATCAAAGCTTTTGTTGCATCAAACAAGAGCGGAACTCTTCTCAAGGATCGCAAAGATCAAGAAAGACTTGCTTAGCTGA
- a CDS encoding site-specific integrase translates to MAKVIWSDNMRQVLKREHGKGWSVRDHRGRVQLTRIFEDRSRSAVYLPLTWTADNATAILNTVAAIHDLMDSRKVSLKEAARLNTQALAEPATSAKKVADKGWDAVAADFLKSRGDRRSSTLRDLKLRVERAVAVINQKPKPRDGMSVLEAYAAAYFKEMAPGGQGRKRNLNDVVAFLQFAVDRSGAPDRFLPPPKDRINELIGTSPTSTTERLTPPIKADQFTALLDALEADGRHDLKLAVALVGYLGLRPAELAVLRIGDDGKARVGSIKRNIQTMQQAEKPPRLVMPLEIEGRNNEGARAVAQFASGLVKLPKALRKQIDLVEDKGRFQDVGAEFAQQLSRCTHWQAMRNIDPRITAYSLRHGFAWRATVGENKLPVRTAAALMGHTMQVHHRHYGAWVDEAAIEEAVGMHNAAVA, encoded by the coding sequence TTGGCCAAAGTCATCTGGTCGGACAACATGCGGCAGGTGCTAAAGCGTGAGCACGGCAAAGGCTGGTCAGTCAGAGATCACCGTGGCCGGGTGCAGCTGACGCGGATTTTTGAAGACCGCTCACGCAGTGCCGTTTACCTGCCACTGACTTGGACAGCCGATAACGCCACGGCGATCCTCAACACGGTTGCTGCAATCCACGACCTGATGGATTCGCGCAAGGTCAGCTTGAAAGAAGCTGCCCGGTTGAACACTCAGGCGTTGGCAGAGCCAGCCACCAGCGCCAAGAAGGTGGCGGATAAAGGCTGGGATGCAGTTGCCGCCGACTTCCTTAAGAGCCGTGGTGACAGGCGCAGCAGCACTCTCAGGGACTTGAAGCTGCGGGTTGAACGTGCTGTTGCAGTCATCAACCAGAAGCCCAAGCCACGCGACGGCATGAGCGTGTTGGAGGCGTACGCAGCCGCCTACTTCAAAGAGATGGCACCAGGTGGTCAGGGGCGCAAACGGAATCTCAACGACGTTGTGGCGTTCCTTCAGTTCGCTGTTGACCGCAGCGGTGCACCAGACCGTTTTTTGCCACCGCCTAAAGACCGCATCAATGAGTTGATCGGCACCAGCCCGACATCAACAACAGAACGGCTCACACCACCGATCAAGGCAGACCAGTTCACCGCTCTGCTGGATGCGCTGGAAGCTGATGGTCGCCATGACCTGAAACTGGCAGTAGCGCTGGTTGGGTATCTCGGGTTGCGGCCTGCAGAGCTGGCTGTGCTGCGTATTGGCGATGACGGCAAGGCAAGGGTCGGCAGCATCAAGCGCAACATCCAAACGATGCAGCAGGCAGAGAAGCCGCCACGGTTGGTGATGCCCCTTGAGATTGAAGGCAGAAACAACGAAGGCGCTCGAGCTGTCGCTCAGTTCGCCAGTGGCCTAGTGAAGCTGCCGAAAGCACTACGGAAGCAGATTGATTTGGTTGAGGACAAAGGACGTTTTCAGGACGTTGGTGCTGAATTTGCCCAGCAGCTCTCACGCTGTACACATTGGCAGGCGATGAGAAATATCGACCCGCGCATCACTGCTTACAGCCTGCGCCACGGATTTGCCTGGCGGGCAACAGTTGGCGAAAACAAGCTTCCGGTGCGAACTGCTGCAGCATTGATGGGGCACACGATGCAAGTGCACCACAGGCATTACGGCGCTTGGGTTGATGAAGCCGCCATTGAAGAAGCGGTGGGGATGCACAACGCTGCCGTCGCTTGA
- a CDS encoding AAA family ATPase yields MQNADLENIVSSAEADNPVLKTKDFIDRATKLKENLDKGVERVDAIDDPTLRSVALIQLQDELGLNCNEFLRLVELLSKFKGEQPPDDFDELRKWTSKRRKPPVVEDLLGSSCLTVWAADGGSGKSCGAYEIAEAITTGGKFAGQFQAQVGDVVFVQEDESPTDAEVKWQRMGFNPYGKRLHLMWSFTPLMIPELKAKIQATNAKAVVMDSLISIAGGTISPKDAEFALLLYRLNKLASEMGVAILLIHHLTKDSNRQEVTKEAIYGSAFIFAATADCWGYWRADEEGKPQFKLRVLKARSNTVELGTIYVFNGNEEDHRLTFKGFGDRVVSLDELKTKRDMVMALLHRDGSQKWSGADISEFFGWGGSRYAENVLAKLYEQRCGVDRVPMPSTGGRRKYAYFSVLGGEVKKSDFPTASTPPKTGSEASGERDW; encoded by the coding sequence ATGCAGAACGCTGATCTGGAGAACATCGTTAGTTCTGCTGAAGCCGACAACCCGGTACTGAAGACCAAAGACTTCATTGACCGGGCAACGAAGCTCAAGGAGAACCTCGACAAGGGGGTGGAACGCGTTGATGCCATCGATGACCCAACGTTGCGGTCTGTGGCTCTGATCCAGCTACAGGACGAATTGGGCCTCAATTGCAATGAGTTCCTGCGCCTGGTGGAACTGCTGTCCAAATTCAAAGGGGAGCAGCCACCAGACGACTTTGATGAACTGCGCAAGTGGACATCAAAGCGTCGAAAACCGCCTGTTGTGGAAGACCTGCTTGGCTCCAGCTGCCTAACCGTTTGGGCCGCTGACGGCGGTTCAGGCAAAAGCTGCGGTGCTTATGAAATCGCAGAAGCAATCACCACTGGTGGCAAGTTCGCTGGTCAATTTCAAGCGCAGGTCGGTGATGTGGTGTTCGTCCAAGAAGACGAATCACCCACAGATGCCGAGGTGAAGTGGCAACGCATGGGTTTTAATCCCTACGGCAAACGACTGCACCTGATGTGGTCGTTCACTCCGCTGATGATTCCTGAGCTGAAAGCCAAGATCCAAGCCACCAACGCAAAGGCTGTGGTGATGGATTCGCTCATCAGCATTGCTGGCGGAACCATCTCGCCAAAAGACGCTGAGTTTGCGCTGCTGCTCTACCGGCTCAACAAATTGGCGTCAGAGATGGGGGTAGCGATCCTGCTGATTCACCACCTCACCAAGGACAGCAACCGCCAAGAAGTCACCAAGGAAGCCATCTACGGCAGCGCGTTTATCTTCGCAGCCACAGCTGATTGCTGGGGCTACTGGCGGGCCGATGAAGAAGGAAAACCGCAGTTCAAATTGCGGGTGCTGAAGGCTCGTTCCAACACTGTGGAGCTGGGAACCATCTACGTCTTCAACGGCAACGAAGAAGACCACCGACTGACGTTCAAAGGCTTTGGTGATCGGGTGGTGAGCCTTGATGAGCTGAAGACCAAACGGGACATGGTGATGGCCTTGCTGCACCGTGACGGCAGCCAGAAATGGTCTGGTGCTGACATCAGCGAGTTCTTCGGTTGGGGTGGCAGCCGTTACGCCGAAAACGTGTTGGCAAAGCTCTACGAACAGCGTTGCGGCGTTGATCGCGTGCCCATGCCCAGCACTGGTGGCAGGCGGAAATACGCCTACTTCAGCGTTCTGGGTGGAGAAGTGAAAAAGTCCGACTTCCCCACAGCTTCTACACCCCCTAAAACCGGGTCAGAAGCCAGTGGTGAAAGGGACTGGTAA
- a CDS encoding homoserine O-succinyltransferase translates to MSLILPRKYNKIDSLQRAGVLWIDPSLAERQDIRPLRVGIVNIMPLGMQYEFNLLHPLGLSPLQIEPVWIRLSSHDYKTWDRDHLDRIYVSWEEANSNDFLDALIITGAPVEHLQFEEVNYWEELVKVINESRTHCASTLGLCWAGFALAYLAGVDKRPLSQKLFGVFPLKSLAPGNPIINGQDDTFVCPQSRHATLDDQEMEKAEIQGRLRLLAHGQDVGYTIFETPDQKQLMHLGHPEYNVDRLLAEMERDRGRGDVPPPFNFNDQEPVTLWRSHRNLFFQQWLSLCYQRLSFKS, encoded by the coding sequence TTGTCGCTCATACTTCCAAGAAAGTACAATAAGATTGATTCTCTTCAAAGGGCTGGTGTTCTTTGGATTGATCCATCTCTAGCTGAGAGGCAAGATATTAGGCCACTTCGAGTTGGGATAGTAAATATTATGCCCTTGGGGATGCAGTATGAATTCAACCTGCTGCATCCACTTGGGCTATCCCCTCTCCAGATCGAGCCTGTATGGATTCGACTTTCAAGTCATGACTACAAGACTTGGGATCGGGACCATTTAGACCGTATATATGTTTCTTGGGAAGAGGCGAATTCGAATGACTTTTTAGATGCTCTAATTATTACTGGCGCGCCAGTAGAGCATTTGCAGTTTGAAGAGGTTAATTACTGGGAAGAGCTAGTAAAGGTCATTAATGAATCTCGTACTCACTGTGCTAGCACCCTTGGTCTTTGCTGGGCTGGTTTTGCATTGGCTTATCTAGCAGGAGTTGATAAGCGACCATTGTCCCAAAAATTGTTTGGGGTGTTCCCTCTTAAGTCACTCGCTCCAGGAAATCCCATTATCAACGGTCAAGACGATACTTTTGTCTGCCCACAAAGCCGACACGCAACGCTAGATGATCAAGAGATGGAAAAAGCCGAGATTCAAGGTAGGTTGAGGCTGCTAGCTCATGGTCAGGATGTTGGCTACACCATTTTTGAAACTCCTGATCAAAAGCAGCTCATGCATCTTGGCCATCCTGAATATAATGTAGATAGGCTTCTTGCTGAAATGGAGAGGGACCGTGGTCGGGGCGATGTACCACCACCTTTCAACTTCAATGATCAGGAGCCTGTTACTCTTTGGAGATCGCACCGAAACCTCTTCTTTCAGCAGTGGCTCTCGCTCTGCTATCAGAGGCTTAGCTTTAAAAGTTAG
- a CDS encoding O-acetylhomoserine aminocarboxypropyltransferase/cysteine synthase family protein, whose protein sequence is MSHQFETLQLHAGQQVDPATNSRAVPIYQTSSYVFNNAEHGANLFGLKEFGNIYTRLMNPTTDVFEKRVAALEGGVAAVATASGQSAQFIAITNILQAGDNLVSTSYLYGGTYNQFKVQFPRLGIQVKFAEGDDSDSFERCIDNNTKAIYVESMGNPRFNIPDLDKLSDLAHKYGVPLIVDNTLGAAGALIRPIDHGADIVVESATKWIGGHGTSLGGVIVDSGNFDWGSGRFPLMTSPSDAYHGLIHWDAFGFGSDICKMLGLPDSKNIAFALRARIEGLRDWGPAQSPFNSFLLLQGLETLSLRVERHAENALKLASWLTKDERIESVSYPGLPTNPYYNNAKKYCTHRGSGCMLMFTLKGGYENAVRFIDNLKLASHLANVGDSKTLVIHPASTTHQQLSESEQESAGVSPTMVRVSVGIEHITDIISDFDQALNSVNL, encoded by the coding sequence ATGAGCCACCAGTTTGAGACCCTTCAACTTCATGCTGGTCAGCAAGTCGATCCAGCCACTAACTCCAGAGCCGTACCGATATATCAGACATCATCTTATGTATTTAATAATGCAGAGCACGGAGCAAATCTATTTGGCTTAAAAGAGTTTGGGAATATATACACGAGGTTAATGAATCCAACCACTGATGTCTTTGAAAAGCGCGTGGCAGCGCTCGAGGGTGGTGTTGCAGCAGTTGCCACAGCCTCTGGACAGTCAGCTCAATTTATTGCAATCACAAATATTTTACAAGCAGGAGACAACCTTGTTTCTACTTCCTATCTATATGGAGGTACATATAATCAGTTCAAGGTCCAGTTTCCAAGACTAGGGATACAGGTAAAGTTTGCTGAGGGCGACGATTCTGATAGTTTTGAGCGTTGCATTGATAACAACACTAAAGCGATTTATGTTGAGTCGATGGGTAACCCTCGCTTTAACATTCCCGATCTAGATAAGTTATCTGATCTTGCCCATAAATATGGTGTTCCTCTGATCGTTGACAACACTCTTGGAGCTGCTGGAGCACTTATTCGACCCATTGACCATGGTGCAGATATTGTGGTTGAAAGTGCTACTAAGTGGATCGGAGGTCACGGAACAAGCCTTGGTGGAGTGATTGTTGATTCTGGAAACTTTGATTGGGGTTCTGGCCGCTTCCCTCTTATGACGAGTCCAAGTGATGCTTATCACGGACTTATTCACTGGGATGCATTTGGTTTCGGAAGTGATATTTGCAAAATGCTAGGTCTGCCTGACTCAAAGAATATTGCTTTTGCCCTAAGGGCGAGGATCGAAGGGCTAAGAGATTGGGGTCCCGCTCAAAGTCCGTTTAACTCGTTTCTGCTTCTTCAAGGACTTGAAACGTTGAGCTTAAGGGTCGAACGTCATGCAGAAAATGCTCTAAAGCTTGCTTCATGGTTGACTAAAGATGAACGTATCGAATCGGTAAGTTATCCAGGGTTGCCAACAAACCCGTACTACAACAACGCCAAGAAGTATTGTACCCACCGTGGAAGTGGCTGTATGCTTATGTTCACACTTAAAGGGGGATATGAGAATGCAGTCAGGTTCATAGACAACCTGAAACTTGCGAGTCACTTAGCGAATGTTGGTGATTCTAAGACTCTTGTAATACACCCTGCTTCTACAACGCACCAGCAATTAAGTGAGAGTGAGCAAGAATCTGCTGGCGTTTCTCCTACTATGGTCAGGGTATCTGTCGGTATTGAGCATATAACTGATATCATTTCTGACTTTGACCAAGCACTCAACTCTGTCAATCTGTAG
- the psbA gene encoding photosystem II q(b) protein — translation MTTTIQQRQGASAWNQFCEWVTSTDNRLYVGWFGVLMIPCLLAATICFIVAFIAAPPVDIDGIREPVAGSLIYGNNIISGAVIPSSNAIGLHFYPIWEAASLDEWLYNGGPFQLVVFHFLIGIYAYMGREWELSYRLGMRPWICVAYSAPVAAASAVFLVYPFGQGSFSDAMPLGISGTFNYMLVFQAEHNILMHPFHMLGVAGVFGGSLFSAMHGSLVTSSLVRETTESESQNYGYKFGQEEETYNIVAAHGYFGRLIFQYASFNNSRSLHFFLAAWPVVGIWFTALGVSTMAFNLNGFNFNQSILDSQGRVLNTWADVLNRANLGMEVMHERNAHNFPLDLAAAESTPVALTAPAIG, via the coding sequence ATGACGACCACCATCCAGCAGCGCCAAGGCGCTTCTGCGTGGAACCAGTTCTGCGAGTGGGTCACCAGCACCGACAACCGCCTCTATGTGGGTTGGTTCGGCGTTCTGATGATTCCCTGCCTGCTGGCCGCCACCATCTGCTTCATCGTTGCGTTCATCGCAGCACCCCCCGTCGACATCGACGGCATCCGTGAGCCTGTTGCTGGCTCCCTGATCTACGGAAACAACATCATCTCTGGTGCTGTTATCCCCTCCAGCAACGCCATCGGCCTGCACTTCTATCCCATCTGGGAAGCCGCCAGCCTCGACGAGTGGCTGTACAACGGCGGTCCTTTCCAGCTGGTTGTTTTCCACTTCCTCATCGGCATCTACGCCTACATGGGTCGTGAGTGGGAACTCTCCTACCGCCTCGGCATGCGCCCCTGGATCTGCGTTGCTTACAGCGCACCCGTGGCTGCTGCTTCCGCAGTGTTCCTGGTGTATCCCTTCGGTCAGGGCTCCTTCTCGGACGCCATGCCCCTGGGCATCTCCGGCACCTTCAACTACATGCTGGTGTTCCAGGCTGAGCACAACATCCTGATGCACCCCTTCCACATGCTTGGTGTGGCTGGTGTGTTCGGTGGTTCCCTGTTCTCCGCCATGCACGGCTCCCTGGTGACCTCCTCCCTGGTGCGTGAAACCACCGAGAGCGAGTCCCAGAACTACGGCTACAAGTTCGGCCAAGAGGAAGAGACCTACAACATCGTGGCTGCCCACGGTTACTTCGGTCGCCTGATCTTCCAATACGCCTCCTTCAACAACAGCCGCAGCCTGCACTTCTTCCTGGCTGCCTGGCCTGTGGTTGGTATCTGGTTCACCGCCCTGGGCGTTAGCACCATGGCGTTCAACCTGAACGGCTTCAACTTCAACCAGTCGATCCTGGATTCCCAGGGTCGTGTGCTGAACACCTGGGCTGACGTGCTGAACCGCGCCAACCTCGGTATGGAAGTGATGCACGAGCGCAACGCTCACAACTTCCCCCTCGACCTGGCTGCTGCTGAGTCCACCCCCGTGGCTCTGACTGCTCCCGCCATCGGCTGA
- the lexA gene encoding transcriptional repressor LexA, giving the protein MPVPAGSPEPLTTAQQELYDWLSEYIGEHRHSPSIRQMMEAMGLRSPAPIQSRLRHLQQKGWITWKEGQARTLQLLGDALGGGIPVLGAVAAGGLVETFDDVEERLELEPVLATRGLFALTVNGDSMVDAHIADGDVVLMEPVKEPSRLREGTIVSALVPGSGTTLKHFHRDGRQVRLEAANPAYEPILVDADQVAIQGKLVAVWRQV; this is encoded by the coding sequence TTGCCGGTGCCCGCTGGATCGCCTGAGCCCCTGACCACCGCCCAGCAAGAGCTCTACGACTGGCTCTCCGAGTACATCGGCGAACACCGCCACAGCCCCTCGATCCGCCAAATGATGGAGGCGATGGGGCTTCGCTCTCCGGCGCCGATTCAGAGCCGCCTGCGCCACCTCCAACAGAAGGGCTGGATCACCTGGAAGGAAGGTCAGGCCCGAACCCTGCAACTACTCGGCGACGCCCTGGGTGGCGGCATTCCGGTCCTGGGTGCCGTGGCTGCCGGTGGCCTGGTCGAAACCTTTGACGACGTCGAGGAGCGGCTGGAGCTCGAGCCGGTGCTGGCCACCCGCGGCCTCTTCGCCCTGACGGTCAACGGCGACTCGATGGTGGACGCCCACATCGCCGACGGTGACGTCGTTTTGATGGAGCCCGTCAAGGAGCCAAGCCGACTGCGGGAGGGCACGATCGTCAGCGCCCTGGTGCCCGGCAGCGGCACCACCCTCAAGCACTTCCACCGCGACGGCCGGCAGGTGCGTCTTGAGGCCGCCAATCCCGCCTACGAACCGATCCTCGTGGATGCCGACCAAGTGGCCATCCAAGGGAAGCTCGTGGCAGTCTGGCGTCAGGTTTAA
- the argF gene encoding ornithine carbamoyltransferase, producing MAALSGYPSLAGLSGRDFLSSADVTAEQTQALLELAADLKAGRTRVDLSGKVLGLIFSKASTRTRVSFSVAMARLGGQTIDLNPQVSQVGRGEPVADTARVLSRYVNALSIRTFAQEELAEYAHWASIPVINALTDLEHPCQALADFLTLQEAFGSIEGLTLSYVGDGNNVAHSLMLCGALLGVNIRVGCPKGYEPDAGVLQQSRALAGDRCSIEVIQEPVAAVRGAHALYTDVWASMGQEEEKSEREQAFSGWCLNEELVAEADPKAIVLHCLPAYRGLEISAGAMEGSSSRIFDQAENRLHAQQALLAALLS from the coding sequence ATGGCTGCCCTCAGCGGCTATCCCTCCCTCGCCGGCCTCAGCGGACGCGACTTCCTCTCGTCGGCTGATGTCACGGCGGAGCAAACCCAAGCCCTGCTGGAGCTGGCGGCGGACCTGAAGGCCGGCCGCACCCGCGTGGACCTCAGCGGGAAAGTACTGGGCCTGATCTTCAGCAAGGCCTCCACCCGCACCCGGGTGAGTTTCAGCGTGGCCATGGCCCGCCTGGGCGGCCAGACCATCGACCTCAATCCCCAGGTCAGCCAAGTGGGCCGTGGAGAGCCCGTGGCGGACACCGCCCGGGTGCTGAGCCGCTACGTCAACGCCCTCTCGATCCGCACCTTTGCCCAAGAGGAGCTGGCGGAGTACGCCCACTGGGCCTCGATTCCGGTCATCAATGCCTTGACCGACCTCGAGCACCCCTGCCAGGCCCTCGCCGATTTCCTAACCCTGCAGGAAGCCTTCGGCTCCATCGAAGGGCTCACCCTCTCCTATGTCGGAGACGGCAACAACGTCGCCCACTCACTGATGCTCTGCGGTGCCCTGCTCGGGGTGAACATCCGCGTGGGCTGCCCCAAGGGCTACGAACCCGACGCTGGCGTTCTGCAGCAATCCCGGGCTCTGGCGGGCGATCGCTGCAGCATCGAGGTCATTCAAGAACCGGTCGCCGCCGTCCGCGGCGCCCATGCCCTCTACACCGATGTCTGGGCCTCGATGGGCCAAGAAGAGGAGAAGAGCGAGCGGGAGCAAGCCTTCAGCGGCTGGTGTCTCAATGAGGAGCTGGTGGCCGAGGCCGATCCCAAAGCGATCGTTCTCCACTGCCTGCCCGCCTACCGCGGCCTGGAGATAAGCGCTGGCGCCATGGAAGGAAGCAGCAGCCGGATCTTCGATCAAGCCGAAAACCGTCTGCACGCCCAGCAGGCCCTGCTGGCGGCCCTGCTCTCCTGA
- the ftsH gene encoding ATP-dependent zinc metalloprotease FtsH: MPIRKDDTPPNRRFGLVNLLLIGFGVLLLVSSFLPNQGMQQVPRVPYSLFVSQVDDGNVRRAYITQEQIRYELKAPPEDDAPSVLATTPIFDMDLPKRLEEHGVEFAAAPPQKPSFITTALSWIVPPLIFILVLQFFARRSMGGAQGALSFTKSKAKVYVPDEESRITFADVAGVDEAKQELTEIVDFLKSSERYTAIGARIPKGVLLVGPPGTGKTLLSKAVAGEAGVPFFIISGSEFVELFVGAGAARVRDLFEEAKKKAPCIIFIDELDAIGKSRAGSMGVVGGNDEREQTLNQLLTEMDGFAAKDKPVIVLAATNQPETLDAALLRPGRFDRQVLVDRPDLSGRKTILDIYARKVKLAPGVDLDRIAQATSGFAGADLANLVNEGALLAARAKRTCVEQGDLNEAIERVVAGLEKKSRVLQPDEKKVVAYHEVGHAIVGHLMPGGSKVAKISIVPRGMAALGYTLQLPTEERFLNSKEDLEGQIATLLGGRSAEEIVFGAVTTGAANDLQRATDIAEQMVGTYGMSDILGPLAYDKQGGSRFLGGANNPRRSVSDATAQAIDKEVRTLVDRAHDRALSILRHNRELMESISQQILEKEVIEGDDLKDLLASSVMPEDAKAIA; this comes from the coding sequence ATGCCTATCCGCAAGGACGACACGCCCCCGAACCGGCGCTTCGGCCTCGTCAATCTGCTCCTGATTGGCTTTGGCGTGCTCCTTCTCGTGAGCAGCTTCCTGCCCAACCAGGGCATGCAGCAGGTGCCCCGGGTTCCCTATTCCCTCTTCGTGAGCCAGGTGGACGACGGCAATGTCCGCCGCGCCTACATCACCCAAGAGCAGATCCGCTACGAGCTCAAGGCGCCTCCGGAAGACGACGCCCCCTCGGTGCTCGCCACGACGCCGATCTTCGACATGGATCTGCCGAAGCGGCTCGAGGAGCACGGCGTTGAGTTCGCCGCCGCCCCGCCCCAGAAGCCCAGCTTCATCACGACAGCCCTGAGCTGGATCGTGCCGCCCCTGATCTTCATCTTGGTGCTGCAGTTCTTCGCCCGCCGCTCCATGGGTGGCGCCCAGGGTGCCCTGAGCTTCACCAAGAGCAAGGCCAAGGTCTATGTCCCGGATGAAGAATCCCGGATCACCTTTGCCGACGTCGCCGGCGTGGACGAGGCCAAGCAGGAACTGACCGAGATCGTCGACTTCCTGAAGTCATCCGAGCGCTACACCGCGATCGGCGCCCGCATCCCCAAGGGCGTTCTGCTGGTGGGCCCTCCCGGCACCGGTAAGACCCTGCTCTCCAAAGCCGTCGCCGGTGAAGCGGGCGTTCCCTTCTTCATCATCAGCGGCTCGGAGTTCGTTGAACTCTTCGTTGGCGCCGGTGCCGCCCGCGTGCGGGACCTCTTTGAAGAGGCCAAGAAAAAAGCGCCCTGCATCATCTTCATCGACGAACTCGATGCGATCGGCAAGAGCCGTGCGGGTTCGATGGGCGTCGTCGGCGGCAACGACGAACGCGAGCAGACCCTCAACCAGCTGCTCACCGAGATGGATGGCTTTGCCGCCAAGGACAAGCCGGTGATCGTGCTGGCCGCCACAAACCAACCGGAAACCCTCGACGCCGCCCTGCTGCGCCCCGGTCGCTTCGACCGCCAGGTGCTGGTGGACCGCCCGGACCTCTCCGGCCGCAAGACCATCCTCGATATCTATGCCCGCAAGGTGAAGCTGGCCCCGGGTGTGGATCTCGACCGGATCGCCCAAGCCACCAGCGGCTTCGCCGGTGCGGACCTGGCCAACCTCGTCAACGAAGGAGCTCTGCTCGCCGCCCGTGCCAAGCGCACCTGCGTGGAGCAAGGCGACCTCAATGAGGCGATCGAGCGTGTCGTGGCTGGCCTCGAGAAAAAGAGCCGCGTGCTCCAGCCCGACGAGAAAAAGGTTGTGGCTTATCACGAGGTGGGTCACGCCATCGTTGGCCACCTGATGCCCGGCGGCAGCAAGGTCGCCAAGATCTCGATCGTTCCCCGCGGCATGGCCGCCCTGGGTTACACCCTGCAGCTGCCCACCGAGGAGCGCTTCCTCAATTCCAAGGAAGACCTCGAGGGACAGATCGCCACCCTGCTGGGCGGCCGCAGCGCTGAGGAGATCGTCTTTGGTGCAGTCACCACCGGCGCCGCCAACGACCTGCAGCGCGCCACGGACATCGCCGAGCAGATGGTCGGGACCTACGGGATGAGCGACATCCTTGGCCCCCTCGCCTACGACAAGCAGGGCGGCAGCCGCTTCCTCGGCGGGGCCAACAACCCGCGCCGTTCCGTGAGCGATGCCACCGCCCAGGCGATCGACAAGGAGGTGCGCACCCTGGTGGACCGCGCCCATGACCGGGCCCTGTCCATCCTTCGCCACAACCGCGAGCTGATGGAGAGCATCTCCCAACAGATCCTCGAAAAAGAGGTGATCGAAGGCGATGACCTCAAGGATCTGCTCGCCAGCAGCGTCATGCCCGAGGACGCTAAGGCGATCGCTTGA